The Salarias fasciatus unplaced genomic scaffold, fSalaFa1.1, whole genome shotgun sequence DNA window gaggtctgcgctctctgagtgccaaattctagttgtaTGATGAGCTCACCGCTTGAAAGATAGATTAATAAATGAGAgtaattttctctaaatgacCACAGATGTGaacgagtgtgtttgtttgtctctttgtttcctctgtgatgGACAGATGAGCTGTTCAGGGTGAAACCTGCATTCACTGATTGTTttctgggatcagctccaaaGCCTCATGACTTTCAGTtgaataaaatgttattaaggATGGATAGAAACAGGAAGCAACACATTAAGAATTTTTTAAACCCAAGATTAAGGTTTATTATTATGAGgaacacagaaaaatgtggcTGAGAAAATATGGGACATGAACTTTACATGCCAGCAAATttagaaggaaaagaaaaaaactcataaatgtTTATTACTAATGTTAACAGAATTACCATCATCTCAGTGATAAGTATAATCATAAGTAAAATAagtcaatataaaaaaaaacaaaaaacgattGTAGTATTATGTGAATCCAGGTTAATCAAAACTAGAAtctggcactcagagagcgcagacctccgccacagctcaaatcagtcaccaacaacaataagaactccatatataataaaacaacgttgtgatcgggggtgtgatcggagcggagcgctgcggcgtgcggtgcctctgtctgtcgccctctctccctgtgtgtgtgtgtgtgtgtgtgtgtgtgtgtgtgtgtttatctgaaaaggaaaaccaaaaagcaacataatttatgtgattttacgtcattttaatttgaaaattgaccggattctctcgtattttccgttccctgacttcctgtctggtgcgatctgttCTGTCCAGCTTTAAAACTGACAGTCCATGGCGCACGGCCCGCGGAGAAaattgagaggagcagagcggccacGCTCCAcggcgcctcctgtatgaaccgtcagataggttaacaggggtgCCGATCTGAAAGTCGGTGCGCGGCGATTTTCACTTCCGCGTTGGAAATGGCGTGTCTTGTGTGAACCAggcatttgtccccccctgtcggcgggcctgcccaacatgtgaaagactgcctatctgtcaatgataaagaatcctttaaaaaattcctggatctagacagtgatccagatcatcaccaaaatttaatggattctaagttagcccaagacccacctttccacaaagtttcattgcaatccgtccattactttttccgcaatcttgctaacagaccaaccaacggaccaacaaaccgaagtgattacataacctccttgacGGAGGTAACGAGTTCCCCGTGGCATTACCGAAATTTTCGTACCTTGCCGATCTCAGCATTTTAATGATCAGGTGTTGATAAATGCTGCGGCTCAATTTGATCATCATTAACATGTTACACCCTGAAATATTGATGGTTTtaaagccccgcccactcaaacacacaacactccatgccacacaaagaaaaacgaagaaacgatgCGCTGatgacaggttacgccaggaacgcactggatgtggaagtgccgcgcgcaccgcgcATGCCGCGAACGtttccgcgtctccgctcccaacgggagctcctccaatggggtgggagctgggcggagcgagctaggcggagccttagggagatgctacatgctaacgctagttttccaagatcgccaaccctagctttaagtctAGTACTGTCTTAACTTTAGCTGCTGTCCTTAGCTCTCATTATGCATTCCAGAAagtaactattttttttaaaaagatatctCTAATCAATTACTTAATTCCCCCTCccccttaaaggtgctgtaggcaggattttgctggtcaatgctaatttttctgtgttttctttggattaaatggtCTACTTCACAATCTCTTAAAACCTGTCTGTCATCAAGAGATGTCCATCAGTATACCCTGAACAACACATTATTTTGTTCACAGTTTTTCTTGACATCATTATCaagatttaattaaatttaGACTTTAAATGATAAATTTACTACTTAGGCCATAACTTGTAATGTTCTTGAGCTTTACTCCATCATACCAAGAGTTGTTAATGATATTGTGGCCTCACCAATAACCCACTTTAGAGAGACAGTGTCATGACTAATGTCAGGAACATAAAAATTACACCACACAAATGGTTATCAGATGTAGGTCTGATtttacacacagagaacaaggtCCTAACCTTTGTTTCCTCTTTGAGAAAAATATTATATAGGGCAAGTGACCTTATTTGATAACTTCTGCATCTATTTTCACTTTCTATTCAACTGACAGTGTTGAGTTGaatgataaacaaacaaaatataatCCAACACAATATCATCAGAGACCCTTCCCACCCCACCACcgggctttactgctgttttggctcccTTGTCTGGATGTGCTTGGCACCTAATCGTCGCGCCGCGGCCTCCTCAGTGCACCCTGCTGCCCGAGGGGCCTGATGAACAGTCcgggctgctgaaggagtgtcAACCACCTGCCTCGGACCTAGGAGCATGCCCAAGTGCCGGGCTGTGGCGTTTTAATAGATGCAGATGCaccatttattttgatttctttttgtttttgtttcttctgttgaaTCAAGTGCATTAGTGATTACTTTTGTCTCGTTTCTTTTGATTCCTTTCCTTTATTTTGTTAagtatttcatatttatttctgtctgtcaTTTTGCATAAATtgctttgttctctttttttctttagaatATTGTTTAGgtattggactttttttttggggtatGGGGGCTGCCATTGTTGCGTGAGcctaattgtttttcttttcctttgacAGGTGCTGGGGGCTCCGGAGCGgcagcggttccctggtggtggtccctttttcactttttgtgtgctgtgtcaggggtgctgtttgttttttggatcCTTCCCCCTTTCTGTTACCGCTGTCGTGGTAAGCCCCAGCCTTGTCtagttcagttttctttggcAGGGCCCAACCCCTCGTTAATTTTGAGTTAGTCTGCTGATTTTAACATTgggaatttaataaagtttgttatAATTTGAAATCACGTCTCCGGTCCGGTGAGTCATTTGAACCTGCGGGTCCTTGgttttttgaattttgtttagcatttgagatcctggggtgcaagtccccaggtggcgttgtctttgatttggttttttttctgttcacctCACCACTCGTCCTGCCacatttgcactacgccaagttatggcgcactcaacggtaagtaaacccccaaacatttgTCTCCACCATTCTGCAGCGAcactccgtccttctacgcgcgcacggaaccagggtcagtgcacgccattgacatgtacgcgcagggggcaggtcgaacggcgaagggatttgattggtttaaaaaaaggtgtcccctcaagactattggttgctgtttttccccttttactcctgctgtagatagcggatattttccaaactacttttaaaacacgttatgaattgcttcccatcaggtcataaagatcattttaaccagtatttaaaaaaatgtatctcattaaaatcgccaaccccagctttaaggCCTCCGCACACCACAGGATAATCGGGCTGAATTTTGCGGCGATCTCCTCCTCCCGATtgaagccgacagggtccgattgtcgggagtatgcaaatgagtttggGTCcaatcttcgtgtagtgtgcggtgtgttctgagagattttttttgaaCAGCGATGAAGGGTGcatcaaaatacacatttccaGAATATTGGTTTGATTGGGTGCTAAAAGTGTTaccatccatgcaaaaacaatacATACAAAATATTTAAGCGATATGAGGTGATTTAGAGGTGGAACGGTGCGTCTGATTTTATGGCATAAGGGGGTAACAGGAACTGTGGGGTTGTCTATATAAAGCTTTGCCTGTGTAGCTCAGTCGCTGAGTCAATTCCCTCAATGCCACcatcacacaccacaggatccaGCTCTCACAAGATGGCCTGAAGCCCCCGCCAGAGCAGCCGCACCCTGGTTTTTGGTCTGGGCGCCAGCATCACCGGTGCAGATGCCATCATTACTGGCGCCAAGCTGCCAAGTGGTCGCCAGATCTTGCAGTGCTTGCTGTATCACTGCGACACACAACTGCATGCAAAGCGACCAGGTTTGACtctaaatggtaaatggactgcacttatatagcgctttttacactGCACTGacagcccaaagcgcttcacactgcaatatcagattcacccattcactccatactgggtgttggtaagctactactgtagccacagctgccctggggcaaactgacggaagcgaggctgccaaactgcgccatcggcccctcccaccacaaACCATTCACTTTCACGCTattttcatacttaggcaaggtgggtgaagtgtcttgcccaaggacacaacgacagttttacgcctgcgggagcggggatctgGTTCCttggtattttttgtttttatacatgCTTCTACATGCTTTATAAAGAATATTTCTAGAAGCAAGCGCATCATTACATGCAGTGCAGGTTGTTTCAGAGAGTGACTTCTATGttctattcaaaataaatgttctaaAAATCGATTTCTTGTCGTTTTTGAGATTGCCTTGACATGTTACACAAGAAATCAACCAAAAACGCCCATTTGGTATTTTTCACATGCTGTGTTCCACCTCTAAATCTCAAGTAATTTCCCCAAAACTTTGCACAAATCATTTTTATGTGTGTCCGAACAAAATGCAACCCCAATCAGATTGATATGCTGagatttcatttttgcattGCAATTTGATGCACCCCAGTGAAGACAGAAGAGTTCAGATGCCTGGTCTTTTAACACCTGTGCTGCACTCACACTCCAGTTTGAAAGCAAACTGAGACCTGCTGACTCAGTGTGCAACAGGATGCAGATGGCAGCCAGTCTGCTTTAAGAAAAGGACAACACTGCCAGAGCAATCACATCAAAGATTGTTGTAATTTGGCCAAACCTTAGAACTTGTGAGCACACGCCTGCTTCCTGGGCTCTGGGGGACTGTGCTCTGCAGGCCAGTTGTGTAACCCATCCATGCATGCAGGCTACTGTTCATCATTTGAACTGCATGTGATCAGTCAGCCTAGAGAGCATTCCAACTCTTTGCTGACACCTTGTGGTCAAGATCAAGAACTACACCCAGAGACAGTCCCTGCTAATGGGGCAAGAAAAGCGCTAAATAAATATTGACACGTATAGCTGAATAAACAGGAAGCGGTCACGAAATAGCAGGAAAAAAGTGAACTTTGCACAGCCTTGACTGCAGATAAATACAAACCCAGATGACTCAGATCGCAAATTTTGCGTTTTTAACCGGGAGCGACAGCTTTACCACACTCCCTACAgcacgacctttgacctccgcGCTGACTGCGCCTGCTGCAGCACCGTGGCATGCAATGGGTTTCAAGTAGAGGTGTGCGATACTCCGAATTTTGGTATCGATCCAATACCAAGTAaatactgggccagtatcgccgataccaataccgataccaatacttttttttactaggttttaaaaaaaaaaaattctaagtttttatttttattttacatacatcacaGGTAGCAGTTTCGCTGTCTGACGCTCTGAAGCAGCTCTTaacagttcctgctcctgttcctcatcTTAAATTTGCCATTAATGAACCagtctgtctgatcagcagcaggaggaggagagctgcacagtgagcctgagtgagctgagagagaaagaggagcgcTATTTGTAATCAcctcacctggaaaataaaacacgggaccaagattttaaccacagaaaataacagtttttatcaaaaaacacaagattactacaacaatgttaatacttcaataaaaataattccttttgcctttttcacacagaaaatgtcaatactgaaaatataattaaaaaaatgtaacagtataagcagtacaacaaaaagtaccattacccacaggtatttatgaaaaaaagtcagtgcaaataaggtgcaaaatactattgactctttgctcttttgtcaaTGAGCTTATACCCTGAGGTCGCTTTTTGCCCCTGGATATCGTGagcagttatactacagtaaataaatacatttgaaaaaaagacctgaaaatgcacagcaacaacacgataaacaaaactttaaaaacacacaagctgcgtcaagacacagcatcttcagagtcacatgctgaaccacattaaacaactccagtcattagtgtaaatatactgtaaactacAGCTGGCTGTCATTCTCCACCACCTTTGATATATATTATAGTTTTTTAgttccattaacacaatcaggatttatttcaattgactaaatatatgaaaatagtttaatcactgctaaaatgacatctttgaccaccaatTGAAAAGCAACGTCAAATTATGCTGGAAATGCCAAAATGTTAACTTGGCTTCTCTAAAACTctccctggatgttctggaggcttcAGTTGGAAACCTCAGGCAGAGACCTCTGTCTGTGCCGGGGTCTGGTCCGTTTacgctgcttttaaaagtttgtgcagattggtggtGTTCCCCTTCATGCACAcatgatgcagtgtctttgtctgaagctgtgaaatccTCCACCattgctcgctctctctctctctctctctctctctctctctctctctctctctctctctctctctctctctctctctctctctctctctctctctctctctctctgacatgGCAGTgaaggcagagggaggagggaagcgGCGCAGAGCGCGTTAACGAGCGTCTGAGCACTGAGGTGAGCTGAGGTCCGATAGAGAGGCTGCGCtaactctgccagagcagaaaaaaaatatcgatcGATACCAATACTAACTTTGGTATCGATACTATCGATATTTGGATCGATCCGCCCACCACTAGTTTCAAGAAGCGGACTGTGTCGCGCCGTTAAAGACGTGTTCACCCGGTCGCAGCGGTTTGCGGTTAGCAGAAGAACCATGTCGTCCTCTAAGGCCACGCGGCCGGTGTCCCTCCTGGGCAGCACATCGTTCGGGGGGCGAGCGGACGCCGCCCAGAGTCTGGAGATGGTCACGGCGTTCCTGGACCGGGGCCACAGACACCTGGACACCGCCTTCATGTACACGGACGGGAGAGCGGAGGCGATCATTGGGGACATGAAACTCCCCAAAACAGGTGAGTAGAAGCAGATATGTCGGAGACAAAGCAGCGAGTTGTGTGAGAAGTTTTCTGAGGGTCTAACTTTGGTAACCTGTAGACGCACCTGCTGGACCCTCCGCTATGAATTGTGGGTGAACGGTGGCTAATTTAAATACATTGAATTTGTCTTTTCGCTGCTTAACCTTATTTTAGAAAGTAACTAAGTTCGtaatttggtgtgtttttgggTATATTTTAGAAAGACTGACCTCATTTTAAATGTAAGGGAGagcggggtaatttgtgccaaggggcaagtagtgccatccctattatttagaaaaccatagtagtttttggtcacgtgaccacatatttttgaagaggcgtccattccgctcatcttgcaaaaaagggagacacaTGGCTTGAGTGGTaagcaaaaaacatttttttgccctccaaagtaaaatttccatggttaaggttttttgattgctgtgtttgaacaattatagaaaactttgaaaacatttcacacatgttttattgctttaataAGCTACTTCATGAGTCTATACAGTTAACATGATGCTAGCTCAGGACAGCTgggggatgcatttttttcaaaatggtgggcctggggtaatttgtgccaaaggaTGCAAACTCatgattatttactatatattacttttttgaatttactgttattgtacatcttattcttccatttgatcactaaaactttgtgtcattcttaatttcagatcaaaatccatcatgtcCCGCAGATACAataggaagacagacagggttccaacttttcaaagtttctgaagcaaagttatgaggcctgctgatggaaagtccatcttcacatttagagagaatgatgaaggagtcatccctcgaggtgatgtgcttaaaaaatttcccacaccataaaagcgtggtgatagagccagaagggagcgcaagttcatattccactgcaACATTGACAAGTGGAACGTCCAGTAGTAGGTCgaatctgtgaagatattcagatgcagatgcagtcaggtgctcatttttgatttttgattttgttcttaGCCTGGGTTCATGTGGCACTAGGTcttgttgaagcaaattggcctttgattatgttaaaactttaaataagcattaaacaagtacttttgtatataatttgtcttgtttttatctagcattatcatttatatataaactttatttcagacacagttggtccatatgaaaaatacaaaaaacatgacaaaacactaaattttttatattaaaattatcttttttacttcagttatcagtggcacagtttaccccagtgtattctgactaatggcacaatttaccccgcacttggggtaagttgtgccacaaaaccacttttttttccaaagccatatttctcacacagtttatttaagatccAAAGTGATTGCTCCCAGGGATAcacaacatcctaaactatatgaacatattttagttgcaggcattcctgttatccccttgtgtaaaaggcactttaagtaaaaattggcactacttaccccactctcccctTTATAgaagtaaataaatgtttgatttttttatcaACCTTCCAACAATTCTTGACTGGTTTGACACTTGCCAATTAATTTTCAATTCAGATAGCTATTTATAATCAGGTATTTGCAGCCTCTAGTTCATGCACACAATTTTCACAAATAATACTTGCACAGTACACTTTCAGAGAACAAATGCACAGCATGGGAAGCTATATGTGGTTAGTCCTCTTGTTTCACGGCTGCAACAGTCCTAGTTTCAGTTCTGtatgtgcagtttgcatgttctccttttgTGTTCATGGGATTCCTCAGTTTCCTTCCAAAGTATGCATTTTCTAAAGTTGCCTATAGGTGTTAATGTGTCTCTCTATCTGTGTTTTCGATTGGATGGACTGGCGATGTGTCTATGGTCATATTCTGTCCTGGCTCATccttagctgggattggctccagtgccCTGTTCCCCTCAGTAGGATATAAGCTGGATAGACATGAAGTGGTTCAAAGAAACTctcaaaaagaaactttttcaagtgaatTCACCACAAAGACCGTAGGATGACAGTTTAAATATCCAAACCATAAAATTATATTCTTTTTCTGTAAGTGCAGTGAGCATAGCTACAAAGGCCAACCCGTGGGATGGAAAGACGCTGAAGCCCGAGAGCGTGCGCTCTCAGCTGGAAACCTCCCTTCAGAGGCTGCAGACTGACAACGTGGACCTCTTCTATCTGCACATCCCCGACCACCAAAACCCAATCCAAGACACTCTGAGAGCCTGCAATGAGCTCCACAAAGAGGTGAGGAGaccgcagtttttttttcttttgacatatgtgtctgaaacatttcatcttAACAATGCATCGAAATATTCCTTGCAGGGGAAATTCAAGGAGTTAGGCCTGTCCAACTACACATCTTGGGAAGTGGCTGAAATTGTGTGTATCTGCAGACATAACAACTGGATTGTTCCGACTGTGTATCAGGTATTATTTGGCCTCTTATCTAACATTGTTATGGTTTTATCATAATGGCTTTATTATGTTATATTTAAATATTAAGGTAGAAAACAGTTACCACCTTCTACCTCCGTTTTTCTAAGAACAGGCACAGTTTGGTTGTTAAAATTCTGATATCAAAAGGAAATTTAGCATTTTTTACTGCTTGTGTGGTGTTGCACACAGGGCAGCATCCGTTCTTAATCTGGTTTCAGAGCGCTGAAGCTTATTCCTGCTTGCACTGGTCAAAAGGCAGAGGAAAATGTGGACAAATAACCTTTGACTCATAGACCTGGTCAAAAGTAGGAGGCAGATTTAACCATGTCAAACTGACCCAACACCCACTGATTACATTATTGCAACGATAACAAAAAGAATAGATGATAACTCTTTAATTTTGCACCCTAAAGTACCGCAAGGTTTTCATACATGATCAAGTTTTATCTTCTTCTCCGGATAAATGTGTTACACTATTTGCGTCACAGAATTTAATGCAAGACTGACTACAAAGGTTCTGGTTAGGCCACACAATACACACTCTGTATGCATGCTACCATTAAACTGCACAAATAAGTTGAAATTGGGAACTGTATGCATTCATTTTGATAgtgcaaaaaatattttgtaataTGTTACGTCCATATAAAATTTGATCTTGGACTTTGGACATGCCTGCTCTAAACAGACAGAAATCATGAGCCATAAAACACCAACTAAATATGCAAATCTTTCAAAACTGCGGAGAAAAGCCATTGTAGGGAAGTAACTCACTACCTCACCAAGATAATCATTAGTTTTTAGATGTTGTTCAGGGGTGATTTTACCTGAGAGTTAAGCTATTTTTTACTGGGAGTGATTGCATCTTGACTCTTCTAATCTTTCACAGGGAATGTACAACGCCACTACGAGACAGGTGGAAACCGAGCTGCTGCCGTGTCTGAGATACTTTGGACTGAGATTCTACGCGTACAATACTCTTGCAGGTACGCCGTCTGCTGTGGCGGACTTTCACTCGCTCCCGAGACCACCTGGTTCAAACAGGTCGagtagaggtgtgtgttgtgtgttatgGAGCTCAGGTCAGCTGTAGACTGTTCACAGATCCTAGTGTGAGCTGAGACCGAATGAACACTCCTTCAAATGATTCTGAACAATCATTTACCATCAATCCCTTCTGGTGTAAAAACGAGTCTTGTCCGCAGACTTACTGCTTCTGTGTCAGTCAGTTCTATTATACCTACATCCCCTTGAAACAGACACTGTCCTGACAGTATTGGTCTCCTGCCAGGTGGCCTTCTGACAGGAAAGTATCATTATGAAGATAAAGACGGCTCTCAGCCTCAAGGACGATTCTTTGGAAACAACTGGGCCGCAGCGTACAGAGACAGGTGAAGCAGCGGCACTCTTCTTTGAGCATTAACAAAACatgtcatttcttgttttagGGTTGGGACAAGAGTTAAAACACAGAATatgactgtttttctcttttgtgcaAGATACTGGAAGCAGAGTCATTTCCAGGCCATAGATGGAGTTCTGAAGACCTTGGAGGAGGCTTACGGCTCGGAGAAACCCTCCATGACTTCTGCGGCGATGCGCTGGATGTACCACCACTCCCAGCTGAAGGTACGGCTGCTGTGACATTAGGCTACATCCATACGTTTTCTGGATTAAGGCCTccgcacactacaggataatcgggacGAATTTTGCCCcaatcttctcctcccgatcgaagccgacaaggtccgattgtcgggagtatgcaaatgagttcgggtccgatcttcgtgtagtgtgcggtgtgttccgacaGATTTTTTctggtcggagcctctcgggaggcatcggaaggggagatcgtagataatgaacatgtttaatatttccgatcgcaaatcctgtggtgtgtggtgctacgagaggcgctgatcagctccgagtagagctgcccacaccctcgaaataaagctccttGGTTGggtgaacagctccgtctcaccaaggtgccgctgactaaaaaaatccactcacagctgtcagagctggatgaatatatgtctgtgaaatatgttcactatatatgacagtgaaacagaaaagccagagctcctaaactcagctgtacagaaagtgatggttaatcctgtcgctcctggatgaactggatttcctccattcagacccaaactccgatctaatatctgcatctccgccagtcctgcaataatcccaatgttttaattaatctccgttattaaccatcacggaagaatggggaagaaaaaaataataataaaagaaaaaaaaaactttccgctgactccgtgccttcagagagagagcggactataatgaaacttacctaatcaaagctcagcgtgtttttattctgatttaaactatcaaatctgtggacataaagaatgatttaagatatttggtgatttaaaaaagtagctttgatttgacacggtctgctaataactttattctactgctccactcgggactcaaaagtaaaaaaaaacacacacacaaacagattagctaataagctgaattattattaaattgtggagggtaaattataataaaatgatctgaaactatgtttccctcttctgtactggaacatttgcattttctgacaaggtgctgacagtccgtgctccgtgcgcactggggggggggggggtctgcactgaaggagcgatgccgatgtgaatgaatgaactgagggaatgaatgagttctccacttattattgaaagtgagatgaatgtaaacacagcaatgaaggaaaacagcacaaagtcacgttggacgacgcgagatttggaagagaGGATCccattctcggctgaagaatctgctagtgtgtgttctgctccagagcgacaccacacactagagGATCAGGAAaggaagatcgggtgcgatctgatctgtcctgtgttgtcttgtagtgtgtggtctctgaatcggggaagattaaAAAagtcctgtagtgtgtggcgggcttAAGATCAGATATTTATCGGttattttttttaggaaaaGTGACTTATCTGc harbors:
- the LOC115385616 gene encoding aflatoxin B1 aldehyde reductase member 4-like; translated protein: MSMQRGCERQKDVCGVGRVLQERNRAQPPVASVKSSTSSVLHYMLNPDLDTGSAASFLLFRLPGRRRRGNSRYDSENDQKQPRESAQEQVLNLTIWSFRAVSQHTRVPGTWIETAESVHGQDRGDTDIAKTTDVFTRSQRFAVSRRTMSSSKATRPVSLLGSTSFGGRADAAQSLEMVTAFLDRGHRHLDTAFMYTDGRAEAIIGDMKLPKTVSIATKANPWDGKTLKPESVRSQLETSLQRLQTDNVDLFYLHIPDHQNPIQDTLRACNELHKEGKFKELGLSNYTSWEVAEIVCICRHNNWIVPTVYQGMYNATTRQVETELLPCLRYFGLRFYAYNTLAGGLLTGKYHYEDKDGSQPQGRFFGNNWAAAYRDRYWKQSHFQAIDGVLKTLEEAYGSEKPSMTSAAMRWMYHHSQLKGDLGDGVIIGMSNMEQFQQNLAAAEEGPLDQRVVQAFDEAWNLVAHECPNYFR